From the Rhodopirellula halodulae genome, one window contains:
- a CDS encoding class I SAM-dependent methyltransferase, whose product MVFRDETTAEMAFFDEAYQRYATGTVSRVYEPGCGSGRLVAASAARGYDVIGLDNNDAMLAYLRRRLQRRKLSADLINGDMTTHVCSPQIDAAFCTFNTFRHMLDEDSAVSHLQSVADSLRPGGIYILGFHCIPMDADPDCTERWKAAHGGTQISVTLKVIDFQRRKRRETLRVSIKATKRNGVVERLRSEFPLRVYTPKQAFDLLASVDDVFEIVGVHDFDYEITEQREMDNDLTDALFVLRKR is encoded by the coding sequence ATGGTCTTTCGTGACGAAACGACCGCCGAAATGGCATTCTTTGACGAGGCCTACCAGCGGTACGCGACAGGAACCGTTTCGCGAGTTTATGAACCCGGATGCGGCAGCGGTCGCTTGGTGGCCGCTTCAGCAGCCCGCGGGTACGACGTCATCGGTCTGGACAACAATGACGCGATGCTCGCTTATCTGCGCCGTCGATTGCAACGTCGAAAATTGTCGGCGGATCTGATCAACGGCGACATGACGACTCATGTTTGTTCGCCACAGATCGACGCGGCGTTTTGCACGTTCAACACGTTTCGCCACATGCTGGACGAAGACTCCGCGGTGTCGCATCTGCAATCCGTGGCGGACTCGCTGCGTCCCGGCGGCATTTACATTTTGGGTTTTCATTGCATCCCCATGGACGCGGATCCGGATTGCACCGAACGGTGGAAAGCCGCTCACGGTGGGACCCAGATCAGCGTGACACTCAAAGTCATCGATTTCCAACGACGCAAACGCCGTGAAACTCTTCGCGTCTCGATCAAAGCCACCAAACGCAACGGAGTCGTCGAGCGTTTGCGATCGGAATTCCCGCTTCGCGTCTACACGCCGAAACAAGCGTTTGACCTCTTGGCATCCGTCGACGATGTGTTCGAAATCGTGGGCGTGCATGACTTCGACTACGAGATCACTGAGCAACGCGAAATGGACAATGACCTGACCGACGCGCTGTTCGTTTTGCGGAAACGCTGA
- a CDS encoding WD40 repeat domain-containing serine/threonine protein kinase, with product MTRFSEDATQTTNTESEADSFSDSHFGKYRILRALGSGGMGDVYLGEDTTSGKQVALKLIRLQVADNLRLQRRFSREASVVQELNHEHVVPLLDSGVQDGMQFLVMRYINGITLAERIMELNGIEGSESFTLATRKDTQDSPPSTAERRHDSLEYIAKSIADIADALHSAHQQRIIHRDVKPSNLMIDEQGKIWLTDFGLAFNEEDNTALTMTGHMVGTPSYMSPEQTSGSGGQATAQSDIYSLGVTLYEWITQHRAFSGSRDQILNRVAQGTHLPARAFRENLPRSLEAILFRSMATSPKDRYQTAAELAADLRRFANHEAVAAKLPGWSERLYRWSERNPLVALAALIGTVTTIVAVIATITIYSGRLMRINATLADTNEELSLTNAELNSSRSELQRQLYVADMTLAYQAYESHNLPEARKLLLKYHPDTEPEFKKTHFAWRHLERLTRPQESVLLTRHEPEAREVAVSDDGTLALSVGHDGMVHVIDLVQQKVIRKHEVGEKLCAIAISPDKKSFVTGTNTSLGINESILCDVETGTVEHAFLGHLNSIESAAFSADGKLFATAERYRKLFVFSVDGEKVAEFDSESRNECLEFVGDTNEVAAVWRIPGRHDLLRVSVPTDGVAYDVPSRGISLAFATAILPEIGVPRFAICDFNAIRVVDGKDQRLVAYLDKLPSHIRDADLSADGRYLALGTDEGLLYFWDLNQTNADRQLFHTTVIQASDSGISSVAIVPNGDQIPKLISTCLDGDVRLWDLSKQLSESLDFHDQNKDRSFAAYTFRHPITRSKIYTRAFDGHLWLYDHQRPETKLVKLCHIPIAGLFNVAVSNDGLQAATISEKDVLITDLETGLPVHKIQPYDPKRECIDFRYTSDSLCLLYHDRLRVYSPDEFKLQNEIVFDGEGFRQLHNIPGDHSALLVKRQNQLLLYRDGKVTLLEQCDLSNAYHNIQFSDDGKLIAMYQRGRTFRVKKFPSQEQISLLRGFRANPHSLAFLDEGRTLMTAMSDKTVRFWDLETEREMGRRATADPTVDGAYFFASDDKLLLGNINAPAIILEGNDRPREQQTASK from the coding sequence GTGACTCGCTTTTCCGAAGACGCCACGCAGACGACCAACACGGAATCAGAAGCGGACTCATTCTCTGACTCTCACTTTGGCAAGTATCGGATTCTTCGGGCGCTCGGTTCGGGCGGAATGGGCGATGTCTATCTCGGCGAAGACACCACGTCAGGCAAACAAGTCGCGTTAAAACTGATTCGGCTGCAAGTCGCGGACAATCTGCGGCTGCAACGACGGTTCTCTCGCGAAGCATCCGTGGTCCAGGAGTTGAACCACGAACATGTGGTGCCGCTCCTCGATTCGGGGGTTCAAGACGGAATGCAGTTCTTGGTGATGCGTTACATCAATGGCATCACCCTGGCCGAACGCATCATGGAACTCAACGGAATCGAAGGTTCCGAATCGTTCACCTTGGCGACACGCAAAGACACCCAAGACAGCCCGCCATCAACGGCTGAACGTCGTCACGACTCGCTGGAGTACATCGCGAAATCCATCGCTGATATTGCCGACGCGTTGCATTCGGCGCATCAGCAGCGAATCATCCACCGCGATGTTAAACCATCGAACCTGATGATCGACGAGCAAGGCAAAATCTGGTTGACCGACTTCGGGCTAGCGTTCAACGAAGAGGACAACACAGCGTTGACCATGACCGGGCACATGGTTGGAACGCCTTCTTACATGAGCCCCGAACAAACATCGGGCTCCGGCGGACAAGCCACCGCTCAATCCGACATCTACAGTCTGGGTGTCACCCTTTACGAATGGATCACGCAACATCGAGCGTTCTCAGGATCCAGGGACCAAATTTTGAACCGAGTCGCCCAGGGAACGCACCTCCCCGCCCGAGCCTTTCGCGAAAATTTGCCGCGTTCACTCGAAGCGATCTTGTTTCGCAGCATGGCGACTTCGCCGAAGGATCGCTATCAAACGGCGGCAGAGTTGGCCGCCGATTTGCGACGGTTCGCCAATCACGAAGCCGTCGCGGCAAAATTGCCCGGTTGGAGCGAGCGACTGTATCGTTGGAGCGAACGCAATCCTCTCGTGGCGTTGGCCGCTTTGATTGGAACGGTCACGACGATCGTCGCGGTGATCGCCACCATCACGATCTATTCCGGTCGATTGATGCGAATCAATGCGACGCTGGCGGACACCAACGAAGAGTTGTCGCTGACCAACGCGGAACTGAACAGCAGTCGCTCAGAGCTTCAACGTCAATTGTATGTTGCCGACATGACGCTGGCCTACCAAGCGTACGAGTCGCACAATTTGCCCGAGGCTAGGAAACTCCTTCTGAAATACCACCCTGACACGGAACCCGAATTCAAAAAGACGCACTTCGCTTGGCGGCATCTCGAGCGATTGACGCGTCCCCAAGAATCCGTGTTGCTGACTCGGCACGAACCGGAAGCTCGAGAAGTCGCCGTGTCGGATGATGGAACACTGGCACTTTCGGTCGGCCACGACGGCATGGTGCACGTCATCGATCTCGTTCAACAGAAAGTGATTCGAAAGCACGAAGTCGGGGAAAAGCTTTGTGCGATTGCAATCAGCCCGGACAAAAAGTCCTTTGTCACCGGCACCAACACCAGCCTCGGCATCAACGAATCGATCCTTTGTGACGTCGAGACCGGCACCGTCGAACACGCATTCCTTGGGCATTTGAATTCGATCGAGTCCGCGGCCTTTTCAGCGGATGGAAAACTCTTCGCCACCGCGGAGCGTTATCGGAAACTGTTCGTCTTCTCCGTCGACGGCGAGAAAGTCGCCGAATTCGACAGCGAATCACGCAACGAGTGCCTGGAGTTCGTTGGTGATACGAACGAGGTGGCTGCTGTATGGAGAATCCCAGGCAGACATGATTTGCTGCGTGTTAGCGTGCCAACTGATGGCGTGGCCTACGATGTGCCCTCGCGGGGAATTTCACTTGCCTTTGCAACCGCGATTTTGCCTGAGATCGGTGTCCCGCGTTTTGCCATTTGCGATTTCAATGCAATCCGTGTCGTTGACGGAAAGGATCAACGACTAGTCGCGTACCTCGACAAGCTTCCTTCCCACATCAGAGACGCTGACCTGAGTGCGGACGGTCGTTACCTTGCTTTGGGAACCGACGAGGGCCTTCTGTATTTTTGGGACCTGAACCAAACCAATGCTGACCGTCAACTCTTTCATACAACTGTCATTCAGGCGAGCGACAGCGGCATTTCGAGTGTAGCGATTGTCCCAAATGGCGATCAAATTCCCAAACTAATATCAACCTGTCTCGACGGAGACGTGCGTCTTTGGGATCTCTCAAAACAACTGTCTGAGTCTCTCGATTTTCACGACCAGAACAAAGATCGCTCTTTTGCGGCTTACACGTTCCGGCACCCCATCACACGCTCGAAAATTTACACTCGCGCATTTGATGGTCATTTGTGGCTCTATGATCACCAGAGGCCGGAAACGAAACTCGTGAAGCTCTGTCACATTCCAATTGCGGGACTTTTCAACGTCGCCGTGTCCAATGACGGGCTTCAGGCAGCAACCATTTCTGAAAAGGATGTGCTGATCACGGATCTTGAGACGGGGCTACCTGTTCACAAAATTCAACCCTACGATCCGAAGCGAGAATGCATCGACTTTCGATACACAAGCGATTCGCTTTGCTTGCTCTACCACGATCGCTTGCGAGTGTATTCGCCGGATGAGTTCAAACTTCAAAATGAGATCGTCTTCGACGGAGAAGGATTCCGCCAACTGCACAACATTCCTGGTGACCATTCCGCTTTGCTAGTCAAAAGACAAAATCAACTTTTGCTTTATCGAGATGGTAAGGTCACGTTGCTCGAACAATGCGACCTTTCGAACGCTTATCACAACATCCAGTTCAGCGACGATGGCAAGCTGATCGCCATGTATCAACGCGGAAGAACGTTTCGAGTCAAGAAATTCCCTTCCCAGGAACAGATTTCATTGTTGCGAGGTTTTCGAGCCAACCCGCACTCGCTCGCTTTTCTTGATGAAGGGAGAACACTCATGACGGCAATGAGCGACAAAACCGTCAGATTTTGGGACTTGGAAACGGAACGCGAGATGGGCCGGCGTGCTACTGCCGACCCTACCGTCGATGGGGCGTACTTCTTCGCAAGCGACGACAAGTTGTTGCTCGGAAACATCAACGCCCCGGCAATCATCCTTGAGGGAAACGATCGCCCTCGCGAGCAGCAGACCGCAAGCAAATGA
- a CDS encoding aldehyde dehydrogenase (NADP(+)): MTTFPAAFSATCAATGELLPGTFAEATSDQIHSACQRAADAAIELRSAEPQRLSQFLSAVATEVRVRREAIVERCEQETGYVRARVEGEFERATGQLDLFARLAVERPWDRTAEDPADPDRKPFPKPRMTRRFVPLGPVAVFGACNFPLAISVIGNDFVAAIATGNPVIVKSHPSHPGTCELLGQAVKEAIRKTSMPDGTFELLHGRTPQTSLTLVQNPAISAVGFTGSPQGGRALAKAVLERDNPIPIFAELGSTNPVFLTREAIADRMTSIAEGFAASLRFGNGHMCTKPGVVVIHDDDAEAFIDATKQILASQPNLPMLSGPIAEAFDQGVAKLRAAAEVDELFIADASSTDGPWHRGAHWFAMPVETAINDHWLHSETFGPLSILVRCPSEPDMIRVAEQFHGSLTSTIHCEDAESDFCRRWRAVAERFSGRIVFNGWPTGMEFGAATQHGGPFPASLDASSTSVGHSSTERFVRPLCYQNWP, from the coding sequence ATGACCACCTTCCCAGCCGCTTTCTCAGCCACCTGCGCCGCGACGGGCGAACTGCTACCTGGCACTTTCGCCGAAGCAACGTCGGATCAAATCCATTCGGCTTGCCAACGGGCTGCTGACGCTGCGATTGAGCTGCGAAGTGCCGAGCCACAGCGACTGAGCCAATTCTTATCAGCCGTGGCAACCGAAGTCCGCGTCCGGCGAGAAGCTATCGTCGAGCGTTGCGAGCAAGAAACCGGCTATGTCCGCGCCCGCGTCGAAGGTGAATTTGAACGAGCCACTGGGCAATTGGACCTGTTCGCTCGTTTGGCGGTGGAGCGTCCTTGGGATCGAACCGCCGAAGATCCCGCCGATCCAGATCGCAAACCGTTTCCCAAGCCGCGGATGACTCGTCGTTTTGTGCCGCTCGGTCCCGTCGCCGTTTTCGGAGCCTGCAATTTTCCGCTGGCGATTTCGGTGATTGGTAATGACTTTGTCGCCGCGATCGCGACGGGTAACCCAGTCATTGTGAAATCGCACCCCAGCCATCCCGGCACATGCGAGTTACTCGGCCAAGCGGTCAAAGAAGCGATCCGGAAAACTTCGATGCCCGATGGCACCTTCGAATTGCTTCACGGTCGAACGCCGCAAACCTCGTTGACGCTCGTCCAAAATCCTGCGATCTCCGCCGTCGGATTCACCGGCAGCCCCCAAGGAGGTCGTGCCTTGGCCAAAGCCGTCCTGGAACGCGACAACCCCATTCCCATTTTCGCGGAACTGGGCAGCACCAACCCTGTCTTCCTGACCCGCGAAGCGATCGCCGATCGAATGACATCGATCGCGGAAGGCTTCGCCGCGTCATTGCGTTTCGGCAACGGGCACATGTGCACCAAGCCTGGTGTGGTTGTGATCCACGACGATGACGCGGAGGCGTTCATCGATGCAACCAAGCAGATCCTCGCTAGCCAGCCCAACCTGCCCATGCTCAGCGGTCCAATCGCGGAAGCATTCGATCAAGGCGTCGCGAAACTACGTGCCGCTGCGGAAGTAGATGAGCTGTTCATCGCGGACGCGTCGTCCACGGACGGCCCGTGGCACCGGGGTGCACACTGGTTTGCAATGCCCGTCGAAACTGCGATCAATGACCACTGGTTGCATTCGGAAACCTTCGGCCCATTGTCCATTTTGGTCCGTTGCCCCAGCGAGCCCGACATGATTCGCGTGGCCGAGCAATTTCACGGTTCGTTGACGAGCACGATCCACTGCGAAGACGCAGAATCGGACTTTTGTCGTCGCTGGCGAGCCGTCGCGGAAAGATTTTCTGGGCGAATTGTTTTCAACGGGTGGCCGACTGGAATGGAGTTCGGGGCGGCGACTCAGCACGGTGGCCCCTTCCCCGCGAGTCTAGATGCGAGTAGTACTTCAGTGGGACACTCAAGCACAGAGCGGTTTGTACGCCCCCTGTGCTATCAAAATTGGCCGTGA
- a CDS encoding serine/threonine-protein kinase: MSRHTDAPTEVRTSTSEGMTARHLGDYQLIRTLGVGGMGEVYLASHVATGRQVALKVLQHQVHDQQRFRRRFQREAKLIQELDHEHIVPLLETGQENGTPYLAMKLIDGQTLADSILEAKGIVEHHSGEATASTDTAVISAVPIASDSRPGTFEFMAKSIANVADALESAHENRIIHRDVKPSNLLLDQTGKIWLTDFGLALMEDEQTAITMTGDLVGTPAYMSPEQTLGSHREVTRRSDIYSLGATLYEWATLQRPFQGNREQVLTNIAHGSIVTPRSIRPEVPAALEAIICKAMSRSPMDRYPTAAEFAADLRRFADGKRTVAKMPGWTERALKWGQRNPAVAATGLIAVAVLVVTVLGMQAIYSEQLVRINQQLENSNDNLIAANLKLELREAELRHQLYVSDMSLAYKAFASSNLLSARELLDKYQSDDEIENRSRLPYQVLDQLTSPPPSVELTRYTSPATEVSVSPDGEMAVSVSEDGIVNVIDLVQNKVLHQHDLQATVYAIAISPDKKHFLAGLNQNLGFNRISLMEIETGKETVGLLGHWHNVESAAFSCDGQRFATGGRYRDIQIHDISGEHIKTIHSGARNETLQFLEDGRLAFTMDNETRREIHLWDPETDTIKPIDLNTTLCEFAFCPSPTKPDDYRFIAHGYGDIMVKDAGKKDLAVDFDLKLGTGRCVGISQDGRIAYCGTDEGLVLIWDLEQRNVTGELLRPLVIPVSEGSISSLRVLPDKKRIPRFVSTCEDGQVQLWDPERSMPLRPTDGKMDSHATRLVSVHSPFLGSPDLYLRLVNGTVAHYNPMKDAGRLRVIARHDIRDTNFLTTNEDQTRLAVASRNKIYIYNLLTDRQLAQIEPFDSAKIIRDVKYREGRIYLLYNDEIHVYSETSFDLDQIIALPEDNSGELVPVPNTSTFLIQMNKGLYHFDGQRVRPYHSADTGSDYIRRIIFDSSGTRLAIIHDNRLIRVQSYPDNQTIAMLRGTTKSTGDCLLLDDAKTAITSGEDGLVQFWDLESEREMGSLPVGAHKRNRLHFFRDANMLLAGSEYTPLDLWLTETSREKLFGTP, encoded by the coding sequence GTGTCCCGACATACAGACGCCCCAACAGAAGTTCGGACATCGACTTCGGAGGGAATGACCGCTCGGCACCTCGGCGACTACCAACTCATCCGCACGTTGGGCGTTGGCGGAATGGGCGAGGTGTATTTGGCGTCTCACGTCGCGACCGGCCGTCAGGTCGCGCTAAAGGTCTTGCAGCATCAAGTGCACGATCAGCAACGGTTTCGCCGCCGCTTTCAACGCGAAGCCAAACTGATCCAGGAATTGGATCACGAACACATTGTGCCGTTGCTGGAAACCGGCCAAGAAAACGGCACGCCTTATCTGGCGATGAAGCTGATCGACGGTCAAACGCTGGCCGATTCGATCTTGGAAGCCAAAGGGATTGTCGAGCACCACAGCGGTGAGGCGACCGCCTCCACGGACACTGCGGTGATCTCTGCGGTCCCGATCGCTTCCGACAGTCGCCCGGGAACGTTCGAGTTCATGGCGAAATCCATCGCCAATGTCGCGGACGCGTTGGAAAGCGCTCACGAGAACCGAATCATCCACCGCGACGTCAAACCATCCAACTTGTTGCTGGATCAAACCGGCAAGATCTGGCTGACCGACTTCGGGTTGGCTCTGATGGAAGACGAACAAACCGCGATCACGATGACCGGTGACTTGGTCGGCACGCCGGCATACATGAGCCCCGAACAAACGCTTGGCTCCCATCGCGAAGTCACACGCCGTTCGGACATCTACAGCCTGGGTGCTACGCTTTATGAATGGGCAACGCTTCAGCGTCCATTCCAAGGCAATCGCGAACAGGTGCTGACCAACATCGCCCACGGCAGCATTGTCACGCCACGCAGCATTCGGCCAGAGGTCCCCGCCGCGTTAGAAGCGATCATATGCAAAGCGATGTCGCGGTCGCCGATGGATCGTTATCCCACCGCCGCCGAATTCGCCGCGGATCTGCGTCGATTCGCCGACGGCAAACGCACCGTCGCGAAAATGCCGGGATGGACCGAACGAGCACTGAAATGGGGCCAACGCAATCCCGCCGTCGCGGCAACTGGATTGATTGCGGTTGCGGTTTTGGTGGTGACCGTGTTGGGGATGCAGGCGATCTATTCCGAACAATTGGTTCGCATCAACCAACAACTGGAAAACTCCAACGACAACCTGATCGCCGCCAACCTGAAGTTGGAACTTCGCGAAGCTGAACTTCGTCATCAGCTTTATGTGTCCGACATGTCGCTGGCCTACAAGGCATTTGCTTCATCCAACCTTTTGTCCGCTCGAGAGTTGTTGGACAAGTATCAGTCCGACGATGAGATTGAGAACCGATCCCGACTTCCCTATCAAGTCCTGGATCAACTCACCTCGCCACCGCCGTCGGTTGAGCTGACTCGGTACACCAGCCCCGCCACCGAAGTCTCTGTGTCACCCGATGGCGAAATGGCGGTCTCGGTCAGCGAAGACGGCATCGTGAACGTGATCGATCTGGTCCAGAACAAAGTCTTGCATCAACATGATTTGCAAGCCACCGTTTATGCGATCGCGATCAGCCCCGACAAGAAACACTTCTTGGCAGGTTTGAATCAAAACCTAGGTTTCAATCGCATCAGCTTGATGGAAATTGAAACTGGAAAAGAAACCGTGGGTCTGCTGGGGCATTGGCACAACGTCGAGTCCGCTGCCTTTTCGTGCGATGGGCAACGATTCGCAACCGGAGGCCGTTACCGCGACATTCAGATCCACGACATCTCCGGCGAACACATCAAAACCATTCACTCGGGCGCTCGAAACGAAACGCTTCAGTTCCTTGAGGACGGCCGATTGGCGTTCACAATGGACAACGAGACTCGACGTGAGATCCATCTATGGGATCCGGAAACGGACACAATCAAACCGATCGATCTCAACACGACCCTTTGCGAATTCGCTTTTTGCCCGTCGCCAACCAAGCCGGATGACTATCGATTCATTGCACATGGTTACGGCGACATCATGGTCAAAGACGCCGGCAAGAAAGACCTCGCGGTGGACTTTGATCTGAAACTGGGCACTGGTCGGTGTGTTGGTATCAGCCAAGACGGTCGCATTGCCTATTGCGGGACCGACGAAGGCTTGGTGCTCATCTGGGACCTGGAACAACGCAACGTGACGGGCGAGTTGCTTCGTCCGCTGGTGATTCCCGTTTCCGAAGGATCGATCAGCAGCCTGCGAGTGCTTCCTGACAAGAAACGCATTCCGCGATTCGTTTCCACCTGCGAGGACGGCCAAGTCCAACTTTGGGATCCGGAACGCAGCATGCCGCTGCGGCCCACCGACGGCAAAATGGATTCGCATGCCACACGCTTGGTATCGGTGCATTCGCCGTTTCTGGGATCACCCGATCTGTACCTGCGTTTGGTCAACGGCACGGTCGCACACTACAACCCGATGAAAGATGCCGGACGGCTACGAGTGATCGCACGCCACGACATTCGCGACACCAACTTCCTCACGACCAACGAAGATCAAACGCGACTGGCGGTTGCATCACGCAACAAAATCTACATCTACAACCTGCTGACGGATCGCCAACTCGCACAGATCGAACCCTTTGATTCAGCGAAAATCATCCGCGACGTGAAATATCGCGAGGGACGCATCTATCTGCTGTACAACGACGAAATCCACGTCTACTCCGAAACCTCGTTCGACCTGGACCAAATCATCGCGTTGCCGGAAGACAACTCAGGCGAATTGGTTCCAGTCCCGAACACGTCGACGTTTTTGATCCAGATGAACAAAGGGTTGTACCACTTCGATGGACAGCGGGTGCGACCGTATCACTCAGCGGATACCGGCTCTGACTACATCCGACGAATCATCTTCGATTCATCCGGAACCCGATTGGCGATCATCCACGACAACCGCCTGATTCGCGTCCAGTCCTATCCCGACAACCAAACCATCGCGATGCTACGTGGGACCACCAAAAGTACGGGCGATTGCCTTTTGCTGGACGACGCCAAAACGGCCATCACATCGGGAGAAGATGGATTGGTTCAATTCTGGGACTTAGAAAGCGAACGTGAAATGGGCTCTTTACCGGTGGGAGCGCACAAACGCAACCGCCTGCATTTCTTTCGCGATGCGAATATGCTGCTCGCGGGGTCCGAATACACGCCGCTTGATCTGTGGTTGACCGAGACTTCTCGTGAAAAACTCTTCGGCACACCTTAA